A region from the Acyrthosiphon pisum isolate AL4f chromosome A1, pea_aphid_22Mar2018_4r6ur, whole genome shotgun sequence genome encodes:
- the LOC115033927 gene encoding uncharacterized protein LOC115033927 isoform X1 — translation MNNSNIKMQRNLVTKKTRMNIIGSGLIQLDRFKKCSKTYVLKNDYNFIDFKQFFDYGFDMIVCKLKKMAQQSSIKFNLYLDCVYVHVVTQERRDISFKTENMLAFTNSNFENLLKKMFNKLIKEESDFVTRGSVWSLDSIDVLQLRINIVNPLTGSSYLILPDSIRNKKAVINVQNNDEKCFKYAILSKYNNQSNKSRFNNQYFKMLEKKSDLNFHCIDYPTPVKQIKIFERLNNLSVNVFSLDDTNVVFPLYMNNVESKNHFDLLLINRGETSHYCFINNFSRLISRQKTKHESKLIICKRCFTVFSNTPCKYKLWGVHG, via the exons ATGAACAACAGTAACAT taAAATGCAGCGAAATctagttacaaaaaaaacacgTATGAACATAATTGGAAGCGGACTCATTCAGTTAGATcggtttaaaaaatgttcaaaaacgtatgtcttaaaaaatgattataactttatagactttaaacaattttttgactATGGTTTTGATATGatagtttgtaaattaaaaaaaatggcacAGCAatcaagtattaaatttaacttgtatCTCGACTGTGTTTACGTGCATGTGGTAACACAGGAACGTCGagatatttcatttaaaaccgAGAATATGTTAGCatttacaaattcaaatttcgaaaatttattaaaaaaaatgtttaataaacttattaagGAAGAATCTGACTTTGTCACTAGAGGGAGTGTTTGGAGTTTAGATTCAATTGATGTCTTACAGttaagaattaatattgtaaacccGTTAACCGGatctagttatttaattttacctgACTCAATACGTAATAAGAAAGCtgttataaatgtacaaaacaatgatgaaaaatgttttaaatatgcgATTTTATCTAAGTATAATAATCAATCAAATAAAAGTCGAtttaataaccaatattttaaaatgcttgaaaagaaaagtgatttaaattttcactgtATCGATTATCCGACACCtgtcaaacaaattaaaatatttgaacgtttaaataatttgtcagttaatgtttttagtttagATGATACAAATGTTGTTTTtccattatatatgaataatgtaGAAAGTAAAAATCATTTCGATCTGCTTTTGATTAATCGTGGTGAAACATcgcattattgttttattaataactttagtAGACTTATTAGTCGACAAAAGACAAAACATgaatctaaattaattatatgtaaaagaTGTTTTACAGTTTTTAGTAATACtccttgtaaatataaattgtggGGTGTTcatggataa
- the LOC115033927 gene encoding uncharacterized protein LOC115033927 isoform X2 yields the protein MQRNLVTKKTRMNIIGSGLIQLDRFKKCSKTYVLKNDYNFIDFKQFFDYGFDMIVCKLKKMAQQSSIKFNLYLDCVYVHVVTQERRDISFKTENMLAFTNSNFENLLKKMFNKLIKEESDFVTRGSVWSLDSIDVLQLRINIVNPLTGSSYLILPDSIRNKKAVINVQNNDEKCFKYAILSKYNNQSNKSRFNNQYFKMLEKKSDLNFHCIDYPTPVKQIKIFERLNNLSVNVFSLDDTNVVFPLYMNNVESKNHFDLLLINRGETSHYCFINNFSRLISRQKTKHESKLIICKRCFTVFSNTPCKYKLWGVHG from the coding sequence ATGCAGCGAAATctagttacaaaaaaaacacgTATGAACATAATTGGAAGCGGACTCATTCAGTTAGATcggtttaaaaaatgttcaaaaacgtatgtcttaaaaaatgattataactttatagactttaaacaattttttgactATGGTTTTGATATGatagtttgtaaattaaaaaaaatggcacAGCAatcaagtattaaatttaacttgtatCTCGACTGTGTTTACGTGCATGTGGTAACACAGGAACGTCGagatatttcatttaaaaccgAGAATATGTTAGCatttacaaattcaaatttcgaaaatttattaaaaaaaatgtttaataaacttattaagGAAGAATCTGACTTTGTCACTAGAGGGAGTGTTTGGAGTTTAGATTCAATTGATGTCTTACAGttaagaattaatattgtaaacccGTTAACCGGatctagttatttaattttacctgACTCAATACGTAATAAGAAAGCtgttataaatgtacaaaacaatgatgaaaaatgttttaaatatgcgATTTTATCTAAGTATAATAATCAATCAAATAAAAGTCGAtttaataaccaatattttaaaatgcttgaaaagaaaagtgatttaaattttcactgtATCGATTATCCGACACCtgtcaaacaaattaaaatatttgaacgtttaaataatttgtcagttaatgtttttagtttagATGATACAAATGTTGTTTTtccattatatatgaataatgtaGAAAGTAAAAATCATTTCGATCTGCTTTTGATTAATCGTGGTGAAACATcgcattattgttttattaataactttagtAGACTTATTAGTCGACAAAAGACAAAACATgaatctaaattaattatatgtaaaagaTGTTTTACAGTTTTTAGTAATACtccttgtaaatataaattgtggGGTGTTcatggataa
- the LOC115033927 gene encoding uncharacterized protein LOC115033927 isoform X3, whose translation MNNSNIQKPNNKIIIIDFEFTNYQRTDLILISAAISQTHTESKIKRLRGRPLIISPDGRITLMNNFTYLKTRDLLLKIFEKKPDQLQ comes from the exons ATGAACAACAGTAACAT aCAAAAaccgaataataaaataataattattgattttgaattCACAAACTATCAACGTActgatttaatacttatttctgCAGCAATATCACAGACTCATACTGAATCAAAAATTAAACGTTTGCGAGGTCGACCATTAATAATATCACCTGATGGAAGAATaacattaatgaataattttacctatttaaaaaccagagatttgttactaaaaatttttgaaaagaaaCCAGATCAACTTCAA taA
- the LOC115033594 gene encoding uncharacterized protein LOC115033594, which yields MSVNTLSSYTIVTDEGSSNEDESSYSVKRVTPKTSKRKNVDESKASSSKKTKIGKQSESYKDTFMDLNSKGKFENDVLNTITMKEGNSSYTFKCPVAPHCEDYYVIQHYKINTIQNIPSDERLVKHYGL from the exons ATGAgt gtaAATACATTGTCTTCGTACACCATTGTAACTGATGAAGGCTCATCAAACGAAGAT GAAAGTTCATATTCAGTAAAacgagttacaccaaaaacgagtaaaagaaaaaatgttgatgaGTCAAAAGCTAGTAGTAGTAAAAAGACCAAGATCGgaaag cAATCGGAATCATACAAGGATACATTTATGGATTTGAATTCAAaaggaaaatttgaaaacgatGTATTAAACACCATAACCATGAAGGAAGGAAATAGTTCATACACTTTTAAATGTCCTGTTGCGCCACACTGTGAAGACTACTATGTCATTCAGCACtataaaattaacacaattcaaaatattccgTCAGATGAAAGGTTAGTAAAACACTATGGTCTATAA